AATCTGCAGCGAAGGAGACAGACAGATGAAAATCAAGCATTTAGCGGCTTCGCTGGTCCTGGCCATCCTTTTAACAGCGGGTTCCGGGATGGCCCAGGCCCCTTCATCAAAGTCGGCTGCGGGTCAGAAAACCACCCAGAAAACCACCAGCCTGTTGGATATCAACTCGGCCAGCAAGCAGGACTTGATGGCGCTTCCCGGGATCGGTGATGCCTACGCGCAGAAGATCATCGACGGGCGGCCTTACCGGGCGAAAAACCAGCTGGTGCAGAAGAAGATCATCCCGCAGGCGACCTACGATAAGATCTCGGGCCAGATCATCGCCAAGCAGAATACGGCGGGTAAGAAATGAGCCGCAGATGACGCAGATGGGCGCATAAGAAACTCTTGACGGCGCCAATCTGCGGTCATCCG
This window of the Terriglobia bacterium genome carries:
- a CDS encoding helix-hairpin-helix domain-containing protein, producing MKIKHLAASLVLAILLTAGSGMAQAPSSKSAAGQKTTQKTTSLLDINSASKQDLMALPGIGDAYAQKIIDGRPYRAKNQLVQKKIIPQATYDKISGQIIAKQNTAGKK